A segment of the Juglans regia cultivar Chandler chromosome 15, Walnut 2.0, whole genome shotgun sequence genome:
CACAATTGGGTGAACAGTATCTACACATAAAAGCTACCTTGAGTTTGTAAGGGACCATACATCACACTTCATGTAGATGGGGCTTTTGATTTCATTTACTGCTTGACACTTGAAATacttgtcaattttttttaaaactatatatgaatcataaacacatgaattaCATcaacttaggcctcgtttggttacacaaaccatctcatctcatctaatcattacaactttcccaaactcccacacaaatacaataaacaattcaactttttcaaatcccaaaacaaaaataatattaaaaaattatgttctaacaatattttatccaactttcaactttcatctcatctaatctgtgtaaccaaatgagaccttaattttcatttcagacAGTTGACATAcagttaaaattgaaaaaataaaattgtagcagattttttaaaaataaaagtaataaagaaattatatatatatatatatatataacaacactTCATCCAAAACAATATGGTAAAGTACATCATACTTGTAATCCATTATTTTGACAACAGGGGGATCAGCATCTGGGGATAGTATGACCTGCAAAAAACCGAGTGCAAATAAGTTCctgtataaattaatagaaagaaCCATAGACTAGaagctcaaaaaaataaacctttcattttctcacataGAAAGTAACACACTTTATATACTTGAGACTCACCATTTACATTCAGTGTATTGGTTGCGAAGAGCAACTAGTTCATACCTTCTATGGAAAATTAATGGTTTTAATTCCACAATTTGTGAtaagaatttcaataaatatatactgAAGGCGAGTGAGGCAGATGTTGACATTGGAGACCTAGCATTGCCTAATCACCCAATGCATAtgtcataaaaacaaaaaggtgaATCTTTGGTTGAGCAAAATTCCACAAGAGTCATCCAAAAAGGATGATTCGGTTGTTCTACAAACAAGCAGGAACTCATCTGATGTATATCATTATTCTCATGGGTTTTAGTAGacagtttttcttttataaatcaaCGTCTCTATTGGATTAAAATcaacattcatttttttctttcttctttttttttccactgTTGTTAAGTTACTCATAACCCCAACAAGTCTTAAATCCATGACGTTGGCTCCCCTAAGAGAGGGATGAATTATTGGCTCATCGGCTAATATTGACTCTCAGCATGTAAAAATATGGGCATCTTATAAAACCATGCAATAGAAACCAACTACGCAAACAGCCAAGATGCCTGAAACTGAACAAGAACTAGGAgttaaattattagaaaatggAAAACTGAACAACAGCAATAGTTCTTCACTATTCACTTGTGGGATACactccactactattcattattttatcattacttttcacctacttttaaCTACTTTTGactattattcactactattcaatattttatcattattttttcactattattcacagaatatctgagattATCTCACTACCCAACCGCAACCTAAAAATGATCCTCAACACCTACCGTCATAGGCATAACCACAACACAAGCACATAGAAACTCGCGTTCATGAGTCTAGCCACCCACAAAATTGGATATTCAGAATGTGCATTAACAAGCATATTGCCACATATTTAAACAAACAACAGTCAAAAACATTCGTGTAAccctcgaatttttttttttttttttgcacatttTCCGGCCACTCGATTACTTGTTCAGAGAGCAAAGAAATCACACTAAAAGATGGATTACCAGATCAAGCTCGGCATCCTCAGCCATTTGAATCGCCTCATTTTTGGATAGCACTCCCACCTACGAATATAACAGCATCAATCTCCGAAATATGACATTAGCTCAGAAATTAAGAACGCAGCTCAAGGAAGCACACAAACGTGACATTTAAAGCTAGACAAAAAGATAAGATATTTCGCAATTCTCTCCACTTTCCTGCGTTTTCCCAGCTACCAAGCGAGCGtaaaccaaacaaaagaaaGCCACTCACCATATTCTGTTTCTCATCAATTAGCCTCACAGTGGCTGACCTATTTCAAAACCAAACAGCTCAGTTTCATTCTTAATCGAATCCAACTTCGAACGCACGCGCGCACACACAGCCATAAGTACCTAATGGTGGAGATGTCAAGTGCTTGCTCGTCATCTGAGTCGCTCTTCTGGTACTGCCTCGAATTTCTGGGGCCAGAGGAGCGAAACCCGCCTCCGTACCGGGCGGTGATGGAGGAGCCACCGAGGGTTGAGGAGAGAGATATGGAGCTCGACTTGATGGTACCTATGTTGAAGAGGCGGACTCCGAAGAGCTTGGAATCGAGACAAGAAGGCGTCGCCGTGAGGGTCCGTGTCAAAAGGGGCTTGCATGGAAAGCTGCTGGCGATCCCAGCCATGGCGTCAAGAGTAGACTTTCACTGTGCGAGTTTGTCGCATAATTTACGGATTTCTTACTTATCCACCTTCTTTAGATGattttcgggtcgggtcggtaCTAAAGGCCTGAATTGTTATATTcttctcaattcaaaatttctttatatatagaatctataatcttttttaacttaaaacatcttaatATATGAAACTCATAaccttttcaacttttcataaaaaagtattaaactcatcttaacatacATACACATTTTAAACTTAGTTTAGAAGGATCTCACATAACTTCTTTTAAtattcaactcactactattcataaagaactgaacgtagttcaacatccaaacgcagcctaatgCTACCAACAAGTCCACACTTGTCACTTGGGCCTCactttttaaagagaataaggTCTCGTTTTGTTGCAAGATTCAGTTGAGATCGATTCAGTTCAGTTTCTTTATATGCAGGATCCACAACTTAGTTCAACTcaatacatttttatacatgGGATCCACAACCTTCTACATGGGATCcacaatttctcataaatagtactaaactcatcttaggttatatttgaatgttgaactgagCTCAGCTGAGTAGAggtttttatgaatagtagtgagttgagtagtggaatgAGTTATGTGAGGCCcgtctaaactgagtttaaagtatgtttggatgttaaaacaAGTTTAGTAATTTTTATAGGAAGTTAAAAAGGGTTGTGGATCCCACGTATAAACatatgttaagttgaaaaagattgtgggtctcacgtgtaatgaagttttgagttaagatgagtttagtaatttgagagttgagtgtttgaatattagactcaatttaaaattagactaagtTCAGGTGAGTTTTACAACCAGAAGCAgccttaacatccaaacacatctaaactaaTTTTAGATGGGCTCCACATAACTCACTTCAtctactcaactcattattattgaTAAAGAGTTCAGTTCAGCtaaacatccaaacgcagcctaagaaTTCAtaaagtaatataatttaatgtaatatggtaaaattatttttattgtaaaatagatttaacagcTCACATAatatcacgttaatttataaatttatttttatttagtctctttatatatatgtagcactCATCttatatctctttatatatatataaagcgtcTATCTAACAGAAATTGTTGGTTTAacgttttttgttgttttccgTCAAAGTTAACGAAATTTGTCAATTTGTCCGTTAtctataaaattctcatctgtCAGCCATCATAAAAGCAATCTCATCATAAAAGCAAtctcagttaaaaaaaaatagaaaaaacaaaaaactcttCATATTTATTCTATTCAGGCAAATTCatgcatatgtaaaaaaaaaaaaaaaaaatcatgctcGAGATACACAGCAACTATCATtgggaatgaaaaaaaaatagagatttaTACTGATAGAACAAAtagtatatttatttcttaaaagtaaaaaaattagaaattaaaaccaaaacttTGCGTATTCTTCGATTCAGGTAGATTCATGCATTTGGCAGGATAATGAAAAATTGTCATTAAGTCAGCATCAATCCATTCTCTTCAATATTTCAGTCCAGCACCACATTCAGAGGACAAAAAATGCTGCACTTGGAAAAGATATGGGGGTTAGTCAATTACTAGCCTTTTCCTTTTGCATATTGTTATTTATTACAGGtgattttctgagaaaaaaggttttgcttcttaattttatttgtaatttcttcttttcccatttattttatgtttgaagtatagtattttctgtattttttcactttttttactGCAAtgcttattaatttgttttcatatctTTTGGTTGAGTCTAGACATTTCTACTTATAATCTTTGTAAGTgtatattgttatttattttgtaacgtcatttgttatataattatttcccTATTTTATGGAATTGTGAGTGTTTTGGGTAAGTTATTGTCACAAAATGTGTTTTAGACAAGTTTGACATAAATGATTTTTGTCACGAACCAAgcaaaacatataatatatacaacctaagaaaaaaaaaataggaataaCAAACAACACTCATCAACACGcattagttgaaaaaaaaaataaacagctAAAAGATCTAAACGAATAGATATAGATCTGtcagtacaaaaaaaaaataggtgttGGAATTTCTCGATTCTAGACTAAAACATCTAGATCTGATGTTGTTTgcaaagaacaagaaaaaaaaaaaaaaaaagagtgctttcaagcgagagagaaagagagacataAAATAAGTTAGGGttataacatatttcaaaagtaaaaaatttcaatttagtcTTTTATGgtttcctctcttccttttttttttttggatgaatggctattaaactttttaagtgtttttttttttttttattcaggtCTTTTGGTTGAGTTTGACCATTTctgcttataatttttgtaagtgtatgttgttattttttttttgttacgccatttgttatataattatttcccCATTTTATCGAATTGTGAGtgttttggaaaagttattgtCACAAACTATGTTTTGGACAAATTtgacaaaaatgatttttgttacAAACTAAGCaaaacatacaatatatacaacCTAACATAAATAGTGAGTGTATCgtaaaaatcatctaaaaaagcatccaaaaaataaatttcgcatggaattttttctttttgagttattatttttgtgtttaataCTGTGTTTGTGACTTTGTTAGTGTTGTGTTTAAGGACGGTATTATATTCGAACAGAATCAACAATAAAtcgataatatataaattagaataaattagttcttaacaaaaataaataaatataaattaagtaaaCATGCATTGCACGTTACTTTCacttagtataaatatatatatacatacaatgtaatatattttattattattagatcatcaattatatttaaaaattgatggaTTATACTATTTCATcataatggaataaaaatagaatgaaatatAGTTTGTAAGATTTACAAAGGTTGACTGGACTTGATCGACAGAGATAATCAAGATTTTTTAAGACAATTGTTTTAGGTCTTCAGggaaagaaaatctaaaatatcattatttttaagtacTCAAAGGAAGAGACTCAAGGTTGTTTGGAGagtcagatgagatgagaattttaatatttttgtgaatagtattaagatggtttgaattaaaatttttgagttggttttaaaaaagtatatgggTCCCATAGTGAGATGTATTTGGATGTAAAGAATAGATGATATGGCTTTAACTTTTTTGGAGAATGGAAATGTGGTGGGTCCAACCAATGATTGAAAAGTTTATGTAataatggatttatattttaatgtataattaatttcaaaaattcagaaaaataatttagaaattacattattaattcaaAGGCATGtttgatttatataataatgtatacGTTAATTtggttcataaaataaaataatttggaaattacattattaattagaattttttttatttatattttaatgtataaaataatttcaaaaattctataaaaataatttataaatgacataattaattcaagaaattattttatttataatgtaatgtatatattaatttcaaaatttcagaaaaatcatttattcccaaacattattaaatcaataatttttattatttatattataatgtatatatta
Coding sequences within it:
- the LOC108993234 gene encoding translation initiation factor IF3-4, chloroplastic-like: MAGIASSFPCKPLLTRTLTATPSCLDSKLFGVRLFNIGTIKSSSISLSSTLGGSSITARYGGGFRSSGPRNSRQYQKSDSDDEQALDISTIRSATVRLIDEKQNMVGVLSKNEAIQMAEDAELDLVILSPDADPPVVKIMDYNKYKYEQQKKKREQQKKSAANRVDLKELKMGYNIDQHDYSVRLKAAGKFLKDGDKVKVVVSLKGRENEFRNIAIELIRRFQNDVGELATEEAKNFRDRNIFIVLVPNKSQKAQEPPKKQEPPKKQDKSAANEVSASV